A genomic region of Desulfobulbaceae bacterium contains the following coding sequences:
- a CDS encoding twin-arginine translocase TatA/TatE family subunit: MFGLGTTELVVILGIAFLVFGGKRLPELGAGLGKGISSFKKGLQEDKNLPTGGVVDKLSDNG, encoded by the coding sequence ATGTTCGGATTAGGAACAACAGAATTAGTAGTAATCCTGGGTATTGCATTTTTGGTGTTTGGCGGCAAAAGATTACCGGAGCTCGGCGCAGGACTTGGCAAGGGAATTAGTTCCTTTAAAAAAGGACTACAGGAAGATAAAAATCTCCCGACAGGTGGAGTGGTCGATAAATTAAGTGATAACGGATAA
- the ureG gene encoding urease accessory protein UreG has translation MNNRQPLRLGIGGPVGSGKTALIELLCHALRDTYQIAVVTNDIYTREDAEFLTRKKALSPDRIIGVETGGCPHTAIREDASMNLAAADELSLRFPDLDFIIVESGGDNLSATFSPELADLTIYVIDVAAGEKIPRKGGPGITRCDLLVINKIDLAPMVGASLEVMERDTITMRGELPFVFTNLKTKKGLDTVIEFIVHQGMLNA, from the coding sequence ATGAATAACAGACAACCTTTGCGTCTTGGTATTGGCGGTCCTGTAGGTTCTGGCAAGACGGCACTTATTGAACTTTTATGCCACGCCCTGCGAGATACATATCAAATAGCCGTGGTTACTAATGATATTTACACACGAGAAGATGCGGAATTTCTAACCAGAAAGAAAGCGTTGAGCCCTGATCGAATCATAGGGGTTGAAACAGGTGGTTGCCCTCATACCGCAATCAGAGAGGATGCATCAATGAACTTGGCGGCAGCCGACGAGCTGAGCCTGCGCTTTCCTGATCTCGATTTTATCATAGTTGAAAGCGGCGGGGATAATCTTAGTGCTACATTTAGTCCCGAGCTTGCGGATTTAACAATTTATGTGATTGATGTAGCCGCTGGTGAGAAAATTCCACGAAAAGGCGGACCAGGAATTACTCGATGTGATCTTCTTGTCATCAACAAGATTGACCTTGCCCCCATGGTTGGAGCCTCCCTTGAAGTAATGGAGCGCGACACAATTACAATGCGAGGTGAGCTACCTTTCGTGTTTACCAATCTTAAGACAAAAAAAGGCCTTGATACTGTAATAGAGTTTATCGTGCACCAAGGAATGCTTAATGCGTAA
- a CDS encoding urease accessory protein UreF, which translates to MPNTTNSFPGVSQRLRLLQLASPSLPVGGYAYSRGMEYAVETGWLTCENDTSTWIFGLLDNAFARTDIPILKRIYKAWLDDDIDSVHYWNNYLFAMRESAEFQFEEANMGKALARLLVSLDFTEAREWQLQKNASFACLFALAAVRWQISLEDSCCGYVWAWLENQVAAAIKLVPLGQTSGQIILSGAIAHVEKSLQTGLSISDDEIGYAAPALAMASAFHETQHTRLFRS; encoded by the coding sequence ATGCCGAACACAACGAACTCTTTTCCCGGGGTGTCTCAACGTCTTCGACTTCTACAGTTAGCTAGTCCATCTCTTCCAGTTGGAGGGTATGCTTATTCTCGGGGAATGGAGTACGCTGTAGAGACTGGTTGGCTGACATGTGAAAATGATACATCCACCTGGATTTTTGGCCTTCTTGATAATGCTTTTGCTCGGACGGATATCCCCATATTGAAAAGGATATACAAAGCTTGGCTGGATGATGACATTGACTCAGTACATTATTGGAACAACTATTTATTTGCTATGCGGGAGTCTGCTGAATTTCAGTTTGAAGAGGCTAATATGGGCAAGGCTCTCGCGCGCCTGTTGGTAAGTCTTGATTTTACTGAAGCACGTGAATGGCAGTTACAAAAAAACGCTTCATTTGCTTGTCTTTTTGCTCTCGCCGCTGTGCGTTGGCAGATATCGCTCGAGGATAGCTGTTGCGGTTATGTGTGGGCCTGGCTTGAAAACCAGGTTGCAGCAGCGATAAAGCTGGTTCCTTTAGGGCAGACGTCTGGCCAAATAATTCTGTCCGGGGCAATTGCCCATGTGGAAAAATCCTTACAGACAGGGCTTAGCATAAGCGATGATGAAATTGGCTATGCTGCGCCTGCTCTGGCTATGGCGAGTGCCTTCCACGAGACGCAACACACAAGACTTTTCCGATCATAA
- a CDS encoding C_GCAxxG_C_C family protein produces the protein MSETSTNETTSMSRRKVLVGTGAIAAGVALSQFGGFIKSAGATGGKTENWPWPYKKLDPAKTAELCYNEWYRVFCGAAVINSVFSQLREEIGEPYISFPSDAFVFLEGGQVGWGTICGSAAGANIVANLIIGPRIDGAHAGHQIANDMMQWYSEAALPTFTPKAPRISAKIPTTTSESPLCHISVGKWMKAANKPLKSPERKDRCARVAASTAYKLVELLNEWKEGTYVSEADFSCSKEFGITGQFNCTECHGDNVPEPPKG, from the coding sequence ATGTCTGAAACATCAACAAATGAAACAACCAGCATGTCACGACGAAAAGTTTTAGTGGGGACCGGCGCTATAGCAGCAGGAGTAGCGCTGAGCCAGTTTGGCGGCTTTATAAAATCAGCCGGGGCTACAGGCGGTAAAACCGAGAACTGGCCATGGCCTTATAAAAAGCTCGACCCAGCTAAGACGGCAGAACTATGTTACAACGAATGGTATCGTGTTTTTTGTGGCGCAGCTGTTATAAACAGTGTCTTCAGTCAACTGCGTGAGGAAATTGGCGAGCCCTATATCTCATTTCCTTCCGACGCTTTTGTCTTTCTGGAGGGTGGTCAGGTGGGTTGGGGAACTATTTGCGGTTCAGCCGCAGGCGCCAATATCGTAGCTAACCTGATCATTGGTCCTCGTATAGATGGCGCTCATGCGGGCCATCAAATTGCTAACGATATGATGCAGTGGTACTCAGAAGCAGCACTGCCGACTTTTACTCCAAAAGCTCCTAGAATTAGCGCGAAAATACCAACCACTACGAGTGAATCTCCACTCTGTCATATCTCGGTGGGCAAATGGATGAAGGCCGCCAACAAACCGCTTAAGAGTCCTGAAAGAAAAGACCGTTGCGCCAGAGTTGCAGCAAGTACCGCCTATAAGTTGGTGGAGTTGCTTAATGAATGGAAGGAAGGTACCTATGTATCTGAGGCTGATTTTTCCTGTTCTAAAGAGTTCGGAATTACCGGTCAATTCAACTGCACTGAATGCCATGGCGATAATGTGCCTGAGCCACCCAAAGGTTAG